DNA sequence from the Solirubrobacterales bacterium genome:
GCTTCCTGCTCTGGAACAACGACTGGTACGGGGGCCACTACCTGCCCGGCTACAGCGTGCTGTTCCCCCCGCTCGGGGCGGCGCTCGGGCCGCGAATGGTTGGCGCTCTCGCCGCCGTGACGGCCGCCGGTTTGTTCAGCGCCCTCACCCGTCACCGGTACGGCGAGCGCGCACGCCTCGCAAACCTCTGGTTCGGGGCGGGTGCCGCGGCGCTCCTGTTCTCCGGTCGCCTCACATTCACACTGGGGATCGCGATCGGCCTGGGGTCGCTGCTAGCTCTGCAGAGGCGGCGTCCGCTGCTGGCGGCCGTGCTTGCCGTGCTCACCGTTTGCGGCAGCCCGGTTGCCGGCGTCTTCCTGGCACTCGCGGGCGTTGCCGTGATGCTCGCGGGGGATCGGCGCGGTGGGGCATTCGTCGCGCTCCCGGCGGGCGCGACGCTCGGCGCACTGTCGCTTGCCTTTCCCACCAACGGCCATGAGCCGTTCGTGTTCTCGGCCTTCATCGGTGTGCCCCTGCTCGCCCTGGCCGCCCTCTTCCTGCTGCCACCCTCCGAGCGTGCGCTGCGGTGGGGCGTCGCCGTGTATGCGATTGCGGCCGCCGTCGCCTTCGCGCTCGCCAACCCGGTGGGTGGGACGATGGCTCGCCTGGGAGCTCTCGCCGGGGGGCCGGTCCTGGCCCTGGGGCTCGCCGGCCGGCGCCCCGTGGCACTTGCCGCTGTGGCCCTGCCGTTGCTCTACTGGCAATGGGTGGCCCCCGTCCGTGACGTTGCCAAGGCGGCCGGAGACGCGTCCCTGCACTCCTCGTACTACGAGCCGTTGCTCGGCGAGTTGCAGCGACGCACGCAAGGATGGCCGGCGCGGGTTGAGATCCCACCGACCGAGAACCGCTGGGAGGCCGACTACATCGCGCCGCATTTCCCGCTGGCGCGCGGCTGGCTGCGACAGCTCGAGTCGGACGACCACGACCTGTTCACCGATGGGAGCCTGAGGGCGGCCACCTATCGGGCCTGGCTTCGCGCCAACGGTGTCTCCTACGTGGCAGTCGCGGACACCGAGCTCGACTACCTGGCCAAGGACGAGGCGGCCTTGATTCGCCGCGGGCTGCCGTACCTGGACAGGGTCTGGAGCAATCGCCACTGGCGCCTGTATCGGGTGGAGCACTCCATTGGGCTGGTGTCGCGGCGTGGCCATGCGAGCCGCGGCGCGTCCGGTGCGCACCTCACCGCTCTCGGGCCGGCCAGCTTCACTCTGTTCGCCTCGCACTCGGGCACCTTCATCGTTCGCGTGCGGTACACGGGCTATTGGACGGTGACCTCCGGGCATGCGTGCGTGGAGCGCCATGGCGACTGGACGAAGATTCGGGTGCGCCGGCCGGGGGTCGTCAACGTCGCCGCCAGATTCAGCCTCGATGGCTTGGTCGGGCGCGACGCTGAATGCTCGGCATAGCGCTCGGGCTCGGGTCAAGCGTCGCCTGGGGCGTCTCCGATTTCCTCGGCGGCCTTCAAAGCCGCCGGATCTCCGTCCTCACCGTGCTGCTGGTCAGTCAGCCGGTGGGGCTCGCCCTCGCCCTGGTGGTCGCGGTGGCAGTGGGCGGCGACCCTTTGGGGACGGGCGATGCCGCGATCGCGATCGCGGCAGGCGCCGCCGTGGTGATCGCGTTGGGGGCTTTCTATCGGGCGATGGCGCTCGGCTCGGTCAGCGTGGTCGCGACGATCGGCGCACTGGGGGTGATGGTGCCGATCGTCGCCGGCCTCGTTCAGGGCGAGGAGCCGGCCACGATCCAGGCGGTCGGCGTGGTGGCGGCCGTGGTCGGAGTCGTCCTGGTGGCGCGCGAGCCCGATCCCGAGTGGCGTGCCGCCGGCCGCACTGCTGTCGGCCTGGCCGCCCTTGCGGCGCTGGGCTTCGGGACGTTCTTCCTGGCCCTCGACGAGACTTCCGGCCCAGAGCCCACCTGGACCATCGTC
Encoded proteins:
- a CDS encoding EamA family transporter, which produces MLGIALGLGSSVAWGVSDFLGGLQSRRISVLTVLLVSQPVGLALALVVAVAVGGDPLGTGDAAIAIAAGAAVVIALGAFYRAMALGSVSVVATIGALGVMVPIVAGLVQGEEPATIQAVGVVAAVVGVVLVAREPDPEWRAAGRTAVGLAALAALGFGTFFLALDETSGPEPTWTIVAVRCGGVGTLLVVAAFLRPSMRIDSALLPALLTIGCLDVLANSLFAVATNHGLLSLVAVAGSLYSAVTVLLARFVLGERLAPIQRSGVIAALVGVALIAAGS